The Antechinus flavipes isolate AdamAnt ecotype Samford, QLD, Australia chromosome 4, AdamAnt_v2, whole genome shotgun sequence genomic interval CAAAGGATCATAGACTCAGATCTGAAGGTCACTGAGCTCAAtattcctcattttgcaaatgaggaaaacagctcaaaaaaaaaaaaaagacgaaaTAAGTGGTAAACAGACTAGCAAAATCAGAACAATGAGAATAGAAggataaaaatggcaaaaaaaagacCAGCATCCCTCCCTAACCCCCATTTCTGACCTTGCGGACTGCAGGCCTGGAAGCTTGTGGTCTAGGGAGCCTGGATGGTGGAGGGCTACACCTAGAACTGGTGACCAAGCCATGGCTAGGCGAATCTGCTCGTGTGGAAGAGTCAGCAACTGGAAGCAGGGAAGAAACCAAAGGGAAGGGGGAACTGGGGAAATGACACCTCTTCCCATTCTCTCTTTCATCTGCAGCTTGCACCTCAATGCAGCTAGGGAAACAGGAATTAAGTATTAGTACTTCTTGAAAAAGCCCATCTTCCAAACACCCACGTCTAAAGATCACTTCATAGACAAAAAGCACCCCCACCCCATTACTCCTATTCATGTTACCTGCACCCAATTAGTTCTGTTTCTGCCATGTCTTCCTTCCGAGACTTCTTGAGAGGGGGACTAGGAACCCTCAAGGTGTTAGGAGACACTCCACCATTGAAGGAAGTAGAGGTAACAGTGGCTGCCCCATTCTCCAGGAGGCTGTTGGGGAGGGGAAGTACTGGGCACTTCTTGGGAGAAGGGAGATCCCTGTCCTCAGGAGAGGGGACTGTGTCCAAGGGTAAGGCTTCAATCATCAATTCAAATAGTTGGGAGGCTGGGCTTTCAACATCCTGGGACAACTCTTCTGATAGGAGCTGTTCCCCATTGTCTTCATTTTCAAGGCAACTGGGAACAGGTTTTTTCCTTTGAGGTAGGGAGTATGACCCTGACATTCCTGCTTCATCTTCTTCCACTGAAGAGCTGCTACTACTGCTTCCCCGCTCAGGCTCCAGCTCTTGCTCAGTAGTCCTTTGAAATGGAGACCGAGAAGCTACATAATTCTTACCTGGaagttataaaaaacaaacaggaaacAGGATTAGTATAGAAAGTAACGGTTAATCACGTTAATTCATCTATCACTTTTCACACTAACCCTGCCTCCTGTTTGGAGGAATAAggagaaaataggaggggaagatgggaaactgaatatggagagagaaaacaacTTGGGAAGAATAATAAAGTCCCTCCTCACATAATACCTGGCTCATCTTCCTCCCTTAGGCCCTCCTGcctctcttccatttcttcctctgaatctGTGAGttcctcatcttcatcttcatcatcttcttcctcttcctcctcctcctcctcttcatcctcatcctcatctgTATCAATTTTGGAGACAGTGGGGCAGGATGTGGACTTTTTCCCACTAGGGCCCTGCAAGAGAGGGAAGGCCTCTAATGAAACCATTCTCCCAAATCTTCATTCTCCTGAGTACTTCACTTAAAACTAGTCACTCTCATCCCCAAAGATCTAGTATAAGACCTAGGCATGATTCCACCCTCCAGGAATATCTGATATAACATTAACATCTCTTATCTTGCCTCCATACCTCTCCCAAGTCTGTGGATGCTGTTGGAAGGTCTTCATTGTGAGGAGAATTTCCTTGGGAAAGCCGGGctcttcttctttgtctctcaCCCTCCTCACTCTCATCTTGCATCATTGCATATTTGGAGATCACTTCATCCAGCCTACTGAGCGCCAAGCTTCTATTCTCCCGAAGCCTACGGGCCAGGACAGGATCTGATAATGCAGGGTCAATGCCTGAAGCGGGAGGGAGATATGCAGTGTGAAGACAAGGAACCAGAACTCCTAGTTCCAAAGCCTAAGGAATAACCCCCTCCCCACAGGTCTAGTGTGTGTGGCTCCCTCCGTGTACCTGGCCTATAGTCATCTGTCAGGTGACAGCCAAAGTTGTAGACAAGATCAAGATGACGCCGCTCCTGTAACTTGGTGCCAACATCTCGAAAGGCATCCTGAGCAAGGAGCTGAAGCTGTCGCCTTGGGAGGCAGAGGCCATGTCTGGTGGCTGCCTTTTCCACAGCCCGAAGGACATCCCCATAGTCAGGAAAAGTGTCTGGGCCAGGTCTATTGATGAGACGCTCTACACGGCGATTGACCTCTGGGTATCGAGTGCCCCGGTAGGGTATCCTTTGCTCAGTCACACGGCCTGTCAGTGAGCTACATGCTTTTAACTCACATAGACGCCCAAAGAGTCCTAGTAGCTTACGTTTCAGCCGCCCTTCTTGCAAATATGCGGAGTCCGGGTCATCTAACTCAGATAGATCCAGCTCCTTTTCCTGTAGTCGTTTTATCTCTCCCACATACAATGCCAGCAGTTGCTCTAAGCGCTGGATCTGTCTCCTTGAACCTCTGGGTCGTGAGGAACCAGGAGCAGTTTCTTCAGTAGGGGCAGGGTTAGAGGAAGGATTAGCAGGGGGAGCATCCCCAGGGGGGTCACTGGATGTGGAAGCAGGGGTCAGGGGCACCTTCCTCTTGATTGAATGGGCTTTAAGGAGTGTACAAAGCTCATTAATGTAGACGTAAAGCTTGGTAGGCCGAGTTTGGGCACGGGAAAGGACTCTAGAGAGCACATTTCGGAGCTCAGCTGAGGCCAGGAACGTCGGGCGAGCACGTTGTCTTCGATTACAGAGGAATGGGACGACCTCAGGGTGTTCTCCAGTTTGCTTCTTACATAGATCAAGAAACTGGGGTAGGGGAGGAGAAGTCCAAGGAACAAGGAAGAAggttgagaaaaacaaaaatatagggtTAGTAGGGAGAATCTGACTAAGGACAACTTTTTTGGTTCCCCTCCCTGAGGCATAAGAATCTTCCCCTTTGGCTCACCTCTTCAAACAGCTTCTCGTTCTCCAGCTGGTAGCATTTCTTGCTGCCCCCACTACTGCTGCTGCCTTCCCCACTGGACTGAAGGGAATCAGAGGCTGCTGCCAGGGGTTGGACCCGATTTGGAGCTGGAGAGGAAGGCCCTGGCTGGGCAGCTGCTtcatcctcctcatcatcatccaGCACGATAATGCTGTTAGCGACAGCCATGGGGGGAGCGAAGCCCCTGGTGGGGGTGTTGGGGATTTCAGGAATCCTGCTGGGGGGGATGGGGCCTCAGAGACAGCCCCTCCAggacacccccctcccccaatctcaCACCTTCTAGCATCAGTCTCATGTTACTCAGTTGATGCctgcttccccttcctccccaaggACCTATCTGTCTGACCTCCCTGTCATCTGAGTGTCTTGTCCTCTGAGACAAGGCTTACTCCACAAGTTTTCTCTAAGACCCCCAACAtactcctccccaccccaaaacCCTCAAGTCCCACCCATTTGGCTCCATTCCTCAGTCCTCTCTTCTCCACTTCCGGTCCCATCTTCTCTACTCCCAGCTCCCAAGatcttattttctcttaaaaGATCAGCACTGTCACAGCTAGCACCAGGGCTGCCATTCCTGCCTCCAGCCCTCATACCTAGAAACAAACCGATTCCCTCTTCTCCACACCCCAAATTTTCATTTACCCACATCTTGTCTGCCCACCCCCCTTCGGGGCTGTCAGCAGCACATATGACCCAGGGCTTTCCCTGAGCATGGCCCCGGCAGACACTTCCTCTCCTAAGCCTGCCCCCCAATTTCGCCTCTCCTTATGGCCCCCACTCACGGCCCCCTCGTCAGACTCCACAAGCCCCCAGCTGAACCCCGTCTCCTTGCCTTCTGAAGgacttttcccccctccccccattctcgagcgcgcgcacgcacacacacacacacacacacacacacacacacacacacacacacacacaaacactcgCGCGTGCTCGCGAGCGCGTTCCCTTCCTCAAGGGAGGGTCTCCGGCtgctttccccctctccccaccccagccTTGTCACCGGGTCCTCCCCTCAGACTCTTCCCTCCTCCCGCCCGCCCCGTGCGGCCCCCACCTCAGAAACAGTCCCTACGCCGCGGCTGCCGCCTCCACCGTCGCTGTCcgtccctccccccctcccccttaccCCCCGCTCAGTCACCTCAGCTCTCCTCCCTCTCACACTCTTCGCCCCCCTCCCGCAGCAGACACTGCGCAGAAACGGAAGCGATCATGCCTCAGCCCCTCCCAACCACGTCCCTAGGCGCCGCCATCCAACCCTAATGGAGTTGGCCACAGGAATGTAGGAAGTGAAGGCACACAAGATACCTGCTCGGCCCTTCTACGGGAGGCGGACGGCGAGTCGCCCGGTGATTGCATTGGCCCAATCCGACCGAATACTTCGGATGGAAGGGCCTCTCTGAGGCCGGGAGACTCGGAAGTCcctgagggaaaaggaggaggccATGTTGCCGTACGGCATCTGTTATGACGGAGGGAACCCAATTTAGTGCAGGAGAAGCAGGGAGGAATATATTCCTTTGGGGATTTGCCAAATTAGTGATCACGAGAAGGACCCCTGCTTTACCAATCAGAGACCGACGTCCCCTCTGCTTTTTTCCTCTGTCGTTTGTCCATAGCGCTCCCAAGTTAGTACTGGCTAGCGCAACAGTGCGGGGTAAGGGACCGGGAAATGAAATTAGTGGATGCTTCGATCCATTTTGGGGAGGAACTACCCATCTTATTGGAATATAAGGTGGGCTATCCTAGGGC includes:
- the DAXX gene encoding death domain-associated protein 6 yields the protein MAVANSIIVLDDDEEDEAAAQPGPSSPAPNRVQPLAAASDSLQSSGEGSSSSGGSKKCYQLENEKLFEEFLDLCKKQTGEHPEVVPFLCNRRQRARPTFLASAELRNVLSRVLSRAQTRPTKLYVYINELCTLLKAHSIKRKVPLTPASTSSDPPGDAPPANPSSNPAPTEETAPGSSRPRGSRRQIQRLEQLLALYVGEIKRLQEKELDLSELDDPDSAYLQEGRLKRKLLGLFGRLCELKACSSLTGRVTEQRIPYRGTRYPEVNRRVERLINRPGPDTFPDYGDVLRAVEKAATRHGLCLPRRQLQLLAQDAFRDVGTKLQERRHLDLVYNFGCHLTDDYRPGIDPALSDPVLARRLRENRSLALSRLDEVISKYAMMQDESEEGERQRRRARLSQGNSPHNEDLPTASTDLGEGPSGKKSTSCPTVSKIDTDEDEDEEEEEEEEEEDDEDEDEELTDSEEEMEERQEGLREEDEPGKNYVASRSPFQRTTEQELEPERGSSSSSSSVEEDEAGMSGSYSLPQRKKPVPSCLENEDNGEQLLSEELSQDVESPASQLFELMIEALPLDTVPSPEDRDLPSPKKCPVLPLPNSLLENGAATVTSTSFNGGVSPNTLRVPSPPLKKSRKEDMAETELIGCSCIEVQAADERENGKRCHFPSSPFPLVSSLLPVADSSTRADSPSHGLVTSSRCSPPPSRLPRPQASRPAVRKMSVATQCDPEEIIILSDSD